A window from Clostridia bacterium encodes these proteins:
- the flgL gene encoding flagellar hook-associated protein FlgL — MRVTSSMVYEQVIGDIRRSQTRLARLQEQMASGRRVNRPSDDPSGIQYGLELSHGLAQNERYLANAQDAQDRLDTTDQALASIGDIILRARQLAIKGSDSSLPLSAHQALATEVRQLRDQLVDTANAEMAGRFLFAGSADDTKPYSVSGTGTLSYAGDNNLIVREIGPGVRVPVNVDASQDIKDLYAALDKLANDLDAQDVNTISTADLAEISRLQDNFINHRAVVGALSARMQLAIDRLGATGFELQKLLSDTEDADITKTVMDAMQSENAYRMALQVGARLLQPTLLDFLR, encoded by the coding sequence GTGCGGGTCACGTCCAGCATGGTCTATGAGCAGGTCATCGGCGACATCCGCCGGTCGCAGACCCGTTTGGCCCGGCTGCAGGAGCAGATGGCCTCGGGTCGCCGCGTCAACCGCCCGTCCGACGACCCCTCGGGGATCCAGTACGGGCTGGAGCTCTCGCACGGCCTCGCGCAGAACGAACGCTATCTCGCCAACGCGCAGGACGCACAGGACCGGCTGGACACCACCGACCAGGCGCTCGCGAGCATCGGCGACATCATCCTGCGGGCTCGGCAATTGGCGATCAAGGGCAGCGACAGTTCCCTGCCCCTGTCTGCGCATCAGGCTCTGGCCACGGAAGTGCGCCAGCTCCGGGACCAGCTCGTCGACACGGCGAACGCGGAGATGGCCGGCCGGTTCCTCTTCGCAGGCTCCGCGGACGACACCAAGCCGTATAGCGTGAGCGGGACCGGGACTCTGTCGTACGCTGGCGACAACAACTTGATTGTGCGCGAGATCGGGCCGGGCGTGCGCGTGCCGGTCAACGTCGACGCGAGCCAGGACATCAAAGACCTGTACGCCGCGCTCGATAAACTCGCGAACGACCTCGATGCACAGGACGTCAACACCATCTCGACCGCTGACCTCGCGGAGATTTCAAGGCTTCAGGACAACTTCATCAACCACCGCGCCGTCGTGGGCGCCCTGTCGGCGCGCATGCAGCTGGCGATCGACCGGCTGGGGGCCACGGGCTTCGAGCTGCAGAAACTCTTGAGCGACACCGAGGACGCCGACATCACGAAGACGGTGATGGACGCCATGCAAAGCGAGAACGCGTACCGGATGGCGTTGCAGGTCGGCGCGCGCCTCCTCCAGCCCACGCTGCTCGACTTCCTGCGCTAG